The Shewanella zhangzhouensis genome has a window encoding:
- a CDS encoding zinc metalloprotease → MSFIAKTSTLIMALGLATVPAIGNAKNDNAFDNANPNASFLRCGTKQPSIQEAELREKHFQTLKAAKGKPGGGGGGGGGSTYQPRPNGSVVVDVYMHVITDNGGNGDLSAGAINSQINVLNDAYANTPFTFKVAGITRTANNSWYTATHGSTAEKEMKAALRQGDASDLNFYTNNMGGGLLGWATFPSSYASDPVNDGVVVLYSSLPGGSAAPYNEGDTGTHEVGHWLGLYHTFQGGCSGNGDYVADTPAERSPAYGCPVNRDSCAGSRYPGLDPITNFMDYTDDSCMYEFSEGQANRADELSFTYRNL, encoded by the coding sequence GTGAGCTTTATTGCAAAGACCTCTACCCTGATAATGGCACTGGGTTTGGCTACAGTGCCTGCGATTGGCAATGCCAAAAACGACAATGCCTTCGACAATGCCAACCCCAATGCATCCTTCCTGCGCTGTGGTACCAAGCAGCCCAGCATCCAGGAAGCCGAATTACGTGAGAAACATTTTCAAACTCTGAAGGCCGCCAAAGGTAAGCCAGGTGGTGGCGGAGGCGGTGGTGGCGGCAGCACTTACCAGCCTCGTCCCAATGGCAGCGTGGTGGTTGATGTGTATATGCACGTAATCACTGATAACGGCGGCAATGGTGATTTGTCTGCAGGTGCAATAAATTCCCAAATCAATGTGCTGAACGATGCTTATGCCAATACGCCCTTTACCTTTAAAGTGGCAGGTATCACCCGTACCGCCAACAACAGCTGGTACACGGCTACCCATGGTTCAACCGCTGAGAAGGAAATGAAGGCGGCACTGCGCCAGGGCGATGCCTCAGACCTCAACTTCTACACCAACAACATGGGCGGCGGCCTCCTGGGCTGGGCAACCTTCCCAAGCAGCTATGCATCCGATCCGGTAAATGACGGTGTGGTTGTGCTCTACTCCAGCCTGCCCGGCGGCAGTGCCGCGCCCTATAATGAAGGCGACACAGGTACCCATGAAGTGGGCCACTGGCTGGGGTTGTATCACACCTTCCAGGGTGGCTGCAGCGGCAATGGTGACTATGTTGCCGATACTCCGGCAGAGCGCAGCCCTGCTTATGGTTGTCCTGTGAACCGTGATTCCTGCGCCGGTAGCCGTTATCCCGGCCTGGACCCCATCACCAACTTCATGGATTACACCGACGACTCCTGCATGTATGAGTTTTCGGAAGGTCAGGCCAACCGCGCCGATGAACTGAGCTTTACCTACCGTAATCTCTAA
- a CDS encoding universal stress protein: protein MDKQYILYPTDFSESSTHALQQALDLAQKSHQKLRLLHVISRPYGDDITTEPHHEDNFGIVVANATEQQAHSAAYAKERINALLAGLPPDQEVEIQIDKGNATSQILAEAARDDVAMVVIGCHHHAPFTHWLHPNVAAQVVNKAHCPVLVVR, encoded by the coding sequence ATGGACAAGCAATATATTCTCTACCCGACAGACTTCTCTGAAAGCTCAACCCACGCTCTGCAACAGGCTCTTGATCTCGCCCAAAAGAGCCATCAAAAACTGCGCCTGCTGCACGTGATAAGTCGTCCTTATGGCGATGACATCACCACAGAGCCACACCACGAAGACAACTTCGGCATAGTGGTAGCCAACGCCACAGAGCAGCAGGCCCATTCGGCAGCCTATGCCAAAGAAAGGATCAACGCCTTGCTGGCCGGCCTGCCACCGGATCAGGAAGTGGAAATACAAATAGACAAGGGCAATGCCACCAGCCAGATCCTTGCCGAGGCGGCACGGGATGATGTTGCCATGGTCGTCATCGGCTGCCATCATCATGCCCCTTTCACCCACTGGCTACATCCCAATGTGGCAGCGCAGGTAGTGAACAAAGCCCACTGTCCCGTATTGGTGGTCAGGTAG
- a CDS encoding M48 family metallopeptidase codes for MEFNQGTLDELMLKAQQDLSSDQQSYKRKLNLYVWMAYGVILLLLLLFVGLVAGTVGLAFTSSVFLVLLLKKKLIIPLLIIGWMLGRVLFLGAGKPEGYRLRRSEAPLLFGQVNELTKSLNTPRVHNIIITPEFNAAMAQTPRWFVGGPTENTLIIGLELLMSLSKEELKAVLAHELGHLSGDHAKFNGKIYRARAMWEQMMHSFESSGSLVTYPMRKFFSWYAPRFSAYSFALARLNEYEADLSAATQTSAATFQSALVKTSLLAEITDEDFWPQYYRRAYEQAAPDTLPYTAFKQFMDAGEFGDLPLRLAKVMAERTSPHNTHPCTKDRVEALGTFDADELKLRENNAWQLLGKSAHKIIKEFNDNWLMYNGQEWQFQYQLAQEQLARLKELEQIDPNQLSLDQKEELAFLLDKFQRDPERVVALYDGIMASKPHDLDTGLRLAQLYAKAGNPRCLPLFRACLAKDELVNDACMGAYGYYLHLGDGNQANEWLDKLVAHGEIAERARQERITVGAKDPLMAPTLPKEAIDALAARLIAIDRVEDVWLCQKSVQYFRDSPVVVLAIKVGGWTGKDKVLEECFGQLPADWTSFIVTRDMDSALFKKVQTKGTQII; via the coding sequence ATGGAATTCAATCAGGGAACACTCGACGAGCTGATGCTAAAGGCCCAACAGGACCTCAGCAGCGACCAGCAAAGCTACAAACGTAAACTCAACCTCTATGTGTGGATGGCCTACGGCGTCATCCTGTTATTGCTGCTGCTCTTTGTCGGCCTGGTGGCAGGTACGGTGGGACTGGCGTTCACCAGCTCAGTATTCCTGGTGCTATTACTCAAGAAAAAGCTGATTATTCCGCTGCTGATCATCGGCTGGATGCTGGGAAGAGTACTCTTTCTCGGGGCAGGTAAACCCGAAGGGTATAGACTCAGACGCTCCGAAGCCCCACTGCTGTTTGGCCAGGTGAATGAGCTGACCAAAAGCCTCAATACCCCCAGAGTGCACAACATCATTATCACGCCGGAATTTAATGCCGCCATGGCGCAAACGCCCCGTTGGTTTGTGGGCGGCCCAACCGAGAACACGCTTATCATAGGGCTTGAGCTGCTTATGTCGCTGTCCAAAGAAGAGCTCAAAGCGGTGTTGGCCCACGAGCTTGGTCACCTGAGCGGCGACCACGCCAAATTCAACGGCAAGATTTACCGTGCCCGCGCCATGTGGGAGCAGATGATGCACAGCTTCGAAAGCTCAGGCTCCCTGGTTACCTACCCCATGCGCAAGTTTTTCAGCTGGTATGCGCCGCGCTTTTCGGCCTATTCATTCGCACTGGCGAGGCTCAACGAGTACGAAGCCGATTTGTCTGCCGCCACGCAGACCTCCGCAGCCACTTTTCAGTCGGCATTGGTCAAAACCTCACTGCTTGCCGAAATCACAGATGAAGATTTCTGGCCGCAATATTACCGCCGGGCCTATGAGCAAGCCGCCCCCGATACCTTGCCCTACACTGCCTTTAAGCAGTTTATGGATGCCGGTGAATTTGGCGATCTGCCACTGCGTCTTGCGAAGGTTATGGCCGAACGCACCTCCCCCCACAATACCCATCCCTGCACCAAAGACAGGGTAGAAGCACTGGGCACATTCGATGCCGACGAATTAAAACTCAGGGAAAACAATGCCTGGCAGTTGCTTGGCAAATCGGCCCATAAAATCATTAAAGAATTCAATGATAATTGGCTGATGTATAACGGCCAGGAGTGGCAGTTCCAGTACCAGCTGGCGCAGGAACAATTGGCCAGACTCAAGGAGCTTGAGCAGATAGATCCCAATCAGCTATCGCTGGACCAAAAGGAAGAACTGGCGTTCCTGCTGGATAAGTTCCAGCGAGACCCGGAGCGGGTCGTGGCGCTCTACGACGGCATTATGGCATCCAAACCCCATGATCTCGACACAGGTCTGCGTTTGGCACAACTCTATGCCAAAGCAGGTAATCCGCGTTGTCTGCCACTATTCCGGGCCTGCCTTGCCAAGGATGAGCTGGTTAACGACGCCTGCATGGGTGCCTATGGCTACTACCTGCATCTGGGAGACGGCAATCAGGCCAACGAGTGGCTCGATAAACTGGTTGCCCACGGTGAGATAGCCGAACGCGCCAGGCAGGAGCGCATCACGGTAGGCGCCAAAGACCCCTTGATGGCGCCCACCCTGCCTAAAGAGGCCATAGATGCACTCGCCGCGCGGCTGATTGCGATAGACAGGGTGGAGGATGTGTGGCTTTGCCAAAAATCGGTGCAGTACTTCCGTGACAGCCCTGTGGTGGTGCTTGCCATCAAGGTGGGCGGCTGGACCGGCAAAGACAAGGTGCTGGAGGAATGCTTTGGGCAACTCCCCGCCGATTGGACCAGTTTTATCGTGACCAGGGATATGGACTCTGCGCTGTTTAAAAAAGTGCAAACCAAAGGCACTCAGATTATTTAA
- a CDS encoding phosphoribosylaminoimidazolesuccinocarboxamide synthase, whose amino-acid sequence MSLADSVLAVNNDLPIRTDKPVHSGKVRSVYWLTEADSARLIRERGYDVPADTPLAIMVISDRISAFDCIFHGEGDLRGIPGKGAALNAISNHWFGLFKENGLADSHILDIPHPFVWIVQKARPIKVEAIIRQYITGSMWRAYQKGERVFCGITLPEGLEKDQKLPELLITPSTKGILTGIPGVPEQDDVNISRADIEANFEAFGFEKKEDIDLYEKLLKEGFGVISEALAKLDQVFVDTKFEFGYVTDRNGNSKLIYMDEVGTPDSSRIWEGAAYRDGKIVENSKEGFRQFLLNHFPDPDILLNKDRMPEREALARDNALPLDAMMNVSRTYTGIAEKVTGRKIELSDNPKAEIIAILKEQYALVD is encoded by the coding sequence ATGAGTCTTGCTGATTCCGTACTGGCCGTGAACAACGACCTGCCCATCCGTACCGACAAACCTGTGCACAGCGGCAAGGTACGCAGCGTTTACTGGCTGACCGAGGCCGACAGCGCCCGCCTTATCCGCGAACGCGGCTACGATGTCCCTGCCGACACGCCGCTGGCCATCATGGTGATCTCTGACCGTATCTCCGCCTTCGATTGCATCTTCCACGGTGAAGGCGATTTGCGTGGTATTCCCGGTAAGGGCGCGGCCCTCAATGCCATCTCCAACCACTGGTTTGGGCTGTTCAAAGAGAACGGTCTGGCCGACAGCCATATTCTGGACATTCCACATCCTTTTGTTTGGATCGTGCAAAAAGCCCGCCCCATCAAGGTTGAAGCCATCATTCGCCAATACATCACAGGCTCTATGTGGCGCGCTTACCAAAAGGGCGAGCGTGTGTTCTGTGGCATCACATTGCCAGAAGGACTGGAAAAAGATCAGAAGTTGCCTGAGCTTTTGATCACCCCGTCCACCAAGGGCATTCTCACCGGTATTCCCGGCGTGCCAGAACAGGATGACGTGAACATCAGCCGCGCCGATATCGAAGCCAACTTCGAAGCCTTTGGTTTTGAAAAGAAAGAAGATATCGACCTGTACGAAAAGCTGCTCAAAGAAGGCTTTGGCGTTATCTCCGAGGCGCTGGCAAAGCTGGATCAGGTGTTCGTGGATACCAAGTTTGAATTTGGCTATGTCACCGACCGCAACGGCAATTCCAAGCTGATTTACATGGACGAAGTAGGCACCCCGGATTCTTCACGTATTTGGGAAGGCGCCGCCTACCGCGACGGCAAGATTGTCGAAAATTCAAAAGAAGGTTTCCGTCAGTTCTTGCTGAACCACTTCCCTGATCCGGACATCCTGCTCAACAAAGACCGGATGCCGGAACGTGAAGCCCTGGCCCGCGACAATGCCCTGCCGCTGGATGCCATGATGAATGTATCCCGTACTTACACCGGCATCGCCGAGAAGGTAACTGGCCGCAAGATTGAACTGTCCGACAATCCCAAGGCAGAAATCATCGCCATCCTCAAAGAGCAGTACGCTTTGGTGGATTAA
- the putP gene encoding sodium/proline symporter PutP, with protein MEHSSYISLALYFIAMLAIGLFAYRNSTDDLAGYMLGGRQVSPQVTALSAGASDMSGWMLMGLPGAMFTMGYDALWIAAGLLLGALLNYLLVAPRLRVFTEEANDALTLPDFFSKRFNKDNGSVRMISAAVIILFFTLYTSAGLVAGGKFFESAFGLHYQVGLLVTVSVVVAYTLLGGFLAVSLTDFVQGCIMFIALVLVPLVALQEFNSGSEMLDQAGRSITPLTDSFEQMSLLAIISSLAWGLGYFGQPHIIVRFMAIRSVKDIATARNIGMSWMLVTIIGALATGLIGVAYVNKFKPGLDDGETIFILFSEILFHPLISGFLLAAILAAIMSTISSQLLVSSSSLSEDVYRALFHKEMDQKATVTAGRIGVLAVAAVATLLALDNNASILSLVGNAWAGFGAAFGPLVLLSLFWRRMTHSGAVAGIISGAGTVIVWSQLPLLENSQPLSSLIYEIVPGFIVSATTIVLVSYLGRAPCKTTQKAFEVTREKLKQAT; from the coding sequence ATGGAACACTCCAGCTATATTTCGCTGGCACTCTACTTTATTGCCATGTTGGCAATAGGGCTGTTTGCCTATCGTAATTCCACCGATGATCTTGCGGGCTATATGCTTGGCGGGCGTCAGGTCAGCCCCCAAGTTACCGCCCTTTCCGCCGGGGCATCCGACATGAGCGGTTGGATGCTGATGGGGCTGCCCGGCGCCATGTTTACCATGGGCTACGACGCCCTGTGGATTGCAGCAGGATTGTTGCTCGGTGCCCTGCTGAATTATCTGCTGGTCGCCCCCAGACTCAGAGTGTTCACCGAAGAAGCCAATGACGCCCTCACACTGCCAGACTTTTTCAGCAAGCGCTTCAATAAAGACAACGGCTCGGTGCGCATGATTTCAGCGGCAGTCATCATCCTATTTTTCACCCTGTACACATCCGCAGGATTGGTCGCTGGCGGTAAGTTTTTTGAATCGGCGTTTGGCTTACACTACCAAGTCGGTTTGCTGGTCACTGTGTCTGTGGTGGTAGCCTACACACTGCTCGGTGGGTTTCTGGCGGTCAGTCTGACTGACTTCGTGCAAGGTTGTATCATGTTCATCGCATTGGTGTTGGTACCCTTGGTTGCACTGCAGGAGTTCAACAGTGGCAGCGAAATGCTGGACCAGGCCGGGCGCAGCATTACGCCGTTGACCGACTCCTTCGAACAAATGAGTCTATTGGCCATCATCTCCAGCCTCGCCTGGGGACTGGGTTACTTTGGTCAGCCCCATATCATTGTGCGCTTTATGGCAATTCGTTCGGTGAAGGACATTGCGACAGCCAGAAATATCGGCATGAGCTGGATGTTGGTCACCATCATAGGCGCGTTGGCAACCGGACTCATCGGCGTGGCTTACGTGAACAAATTCAAGCCGGGTTTGGATGATGGTGAGACTATCTTCATTCTATTTTCTGAGATCCTGTTTCATCCGCTTATCAGTGGCTTCCTGTTGGCGGCGATTCTGGCAGCGATTATGAGCACCATTTCCTCGCAGCTCCTGGTGTCATCCAGTTCACTGTCTGAGGATGTTTATCGCGCCCTGTTTCATAAAGAAATGGATCAGAAAGCCACTGTGACCGCAGGTCGCATCGGCGTGCTCGCGGTGGCGGCGGTGGCAACCTTGCTGGCGCTGGACAATAACGCCAGCATACTGTCTCTGGTCGGCAATGCCTGGGCAGGCTTTGGTGCCGCTTTCGGCCCCCTTGTACTCTTGAGCCTGTTCTGGCGCAGAATGACCCACAGCGGTGCAGTCGCTGGCATCATCAGTGGTGCGGGCACTGTCATTGTCTGGAGTCAGCTGCCACTGCTTGAAAACAGTCAACCGCTGTCCAGCCTGATATATGAAATCGTGCCCGGATTTATTGTCAGCGCCACCACCATAGTGCTGGTGAGCTATCTGGGGCGTGCGCCCTGCAAGACGACCCAAAAAGCCTTTGAGGTCACCCGGGAAAAGCTCAAACAAGCCACCTGA
- a CDS encoding ArsR/SmtB family transcription factor, with protein MDVVSFFKALADDTRLRILMLIVGETELCVCELTEALNLSQPKISRHLRLLKDAGLLTDRRQGQWVYYRQADDLPLWCAGQLAHLAQKGPDWLVDEKQRLATMGCRPGRCC; from the coding sequence ATGGATGTAGTGAGTTTTTTCAAAGCGCTGGCCGATGATACCCGGCTCAGAATCCTGATGCTGATTGTGGGGGAAACTGAGCTGTGCGTGTGTGAGCTGACGGAGGCGCTTAATCTGAGTCAGCCCAAAATTTCACGCCATTTACGTCTTTTAAAAGACGCAGGCTTGCTGACAGACAGGCGTCAGGGCCAGTGGGTGTACTACCGCCAGGCCGATGACCTGCCACTGTGGTGTGCCGGGCAACTGGCACATTTGGCGCAGAAAGGACCAGACTGGCTGGTGGATGAAAAACAACGTTTGGCGACCATGGGTTGCAGACCCGGACGCTGCTGTTAA
- a CDS encoding ArsJ-associated glyceraldehyde-3-phosphate dehydrogenase, which yields MSKIKVGINGFGRMGRLTLRSAWNSDAFEFVHINDPAGDATALAHLLEFDSVHGRWQHPVASDGCNILIGEKRISTSMNKTIEETDWSGCDLVIEASGKMKTRAVLEAYLAQGVKRVVVTAPVKEEGVLNVVMGINHELYNPDVHPIVTAASCTTNCLAPVVKVIHEGLGIKHGSMTTIHDITNTQTILDAPHKDLRRARACGMSLIPTTTGSATAITHIFPELKGRLNGHAVRVPLANASLTDCVFEVERPTTEVEVNALLKAAAEGELKGILGFEERPLVSIDYRTDPRSSVVDALSTMVVNGTQVKLYCWYDNEWGYANRVAELALMVGQRDKA from the coding sequence ATGAGCAAGATTAAAGTAGGTATCAACGGTTTTGGCCGCATGGGGCGTCTCACGCTGCGCTCAGCATGGAACAGTGACGCGTTTGAATTTGTACATATCAACGACCCGGCGGGGGATGCCACGGCGCTGGCGCACCTGCTGGAATTTGATTCCGTCCATGGCCGTTGGCAGCATCCGGTGGCCAGCGATGGCTGCAATATCCTCATTGGTGAAAAGCGGATCAGCACCAGTATGAACAAGACCATCGAAGAGACCGACTGGTCGGGCTGCGATCTGGTGATTGAGGCCTCCGGCAAGATGAAAACCAGGGCGGTGCTTGAAGCCTATCTTGCTCAGGGCGTTAAGCGGGTTGTGGTGACGGCACCCGTGAAGGAAGAAGGCGTGCTTAACGTGGTGATGGGGATTAACCACGAGCTGTACAACCCGGATGTGCACCCGATTGTTACTGCGGCTTCCTGCACCACCAACTGTCTGGCGCCCGTGGTTAAGGTGATCCACGAGGGGCTGGGCATCAAGCATGGCTCCATGACCACCATTCATGACATCACCAACACCCAAACCATTCTGGATGCGCCTCACAAGGACCTGCGCCGTGCCCGCGCCTGCGGTATGAGCCTTATCCCTACCACCACAGGCAGCGCCACCGCCATTACCCATATTTTCCCCGAGCTCAAGGGACGCCTTAACGGCCACGCCGTGCGGGTGCCGCTGGCCAATGCCTCGCTGACCGACTGCGTATTCGAAGTGGAGCGTCCCACCACTGAAGTGGAGGTGAACGCCCTGCTCAAGGCTGCCGCAGAAGGCGAACTCAAGGGTATTTTGGGATTTGAAGAAAGGCCGCTGGTGTCCATCGACTATCGCACCGATCCCCGCTCCAGCGTGGTGGATGCCCTGTCCACCATGGTGGTTAACGGCACCCAGGTGAAGCTCTATTGCTGGTACGACAACGAGTGGGGTTATGCCAACCGCGTGGCCGAACTGGCGTTGATGGTCGGACAACGGGATAAGGCGTAA
- the arsJ gene encoding organoarsenical effux MFS transporter ArsJ, translating to MFARGNTLTPDQRQYLLVTANYWAFTLTDGALRMLVVLYFHQLGYGPLAIAMLFLFYEFFGVVTNLVGGWLGARIGLNRTMNIGMGLQILALGMLLAPSAWLTVAWVMAAQALSGIAKDLNKMSAKSAIKSLVPKDGADDRLFKYVALLTGSKNALKGVGFFVGGALLSLVGFTGAVAILLILLGLVWLDSLSGLRHELGKAKNKPKFKEIFSKSARVNTLSAARFFLFAARDVWFVVALPVSLASLFGWSHWQVGSFLAAWIIGYGMVQAAAPRLIRRKGRLPGGREATFWVALLALSPAAIAMGLYAMGDAGQGGSLSLYWLLAGLLIFGVLFAINSALHSFLIVHYADEDGVSLDVGFYYMANAAGRLMGTLLSGAVFQFYGLEACLWVSALMLGITAFISLRLPDNSVG from the coding sequence ATGTTTGCGAGGGGCAATACACTGACGCCGGATCAGCGTCAATACCTGTTGGTCACTGCCAACTATTGGGCCTTTACCCTTACCGATGGTGCCCTGCGGATGTTGGTGGTGCTCTATTTCCATCAGTTGGGGTATGGGCCGCTGGCGATCGCCATGTTATTCCTGTTCTACGAGTTTTTTGGCGTGGTGACCAATCTTGTAGGGGGCTGGCTGGGCGCTCGTATTGGTCTTAATCGCACCATGAATATAGGTATGGGGCTGCAGATTCTGGCACTGGGCATGCTGTTGGCACCGTCGGCCTGGCTCACGGTGGCCTGGGTGATGGCGGCTCAGGCGCTGTCAGGTATCGCCAAAGATCTCAATAAAATGAGTGCCAAAAGCGCCATCAAGTCTCTGGTGCCCAAGGATGGTGCAGATGACAGGCTGTTCAAGTACGTGGCCCTGCTCACCGGCTCGAAAAACGCCCTCAAGGGCGTGGGTTTCTTTGTCGGCGGGGCACTGTTGTCGCTGGTTGGCTTTACAGGTGCCGTTGCAATCCTGCTGATCCTGCTCGGGCTGGTTTGGCTTGATAGCCTGAGTGGCCTCAGGCATGAGCTCGGCAAGGCCAAAAACAAGCCAAAATTCAAAGAGATTTTTTCTAAAAGTGCCAGAGTCAATACCCTGTCGGCGGCGCGATTTTTTTTGTTTGCGGCAAGAGATGTCTGGTTCGTGGTGGCACTGCCTGTGTCCCTTGCCAGTCTCTTTGGCTGGAGCCATTGGCAGGTCGGGAGTTTTCTGGCGGCCTGGATTATTGGTTATGGCATGGTACAGGCTGCTGCCCCTCGGCTTATTCGCCGAAAGGGACGATTGCCCGGCGGCCGTGAAGCCACCTTTTGGGTGGCTTTGCTGGCCCTGTCACCGGCGGCTATCGCCATGGGGTTGTATGCCATGGGGGATGCCGGACAGGGTGGCAGTTTAAGCCTCTACTGGTTGCTTGCAGGGCTACTGATTTTTGGTGTGCTCTTTGCCATCAACTCGGCACTGCACAGTTTTTTGATAGTGCATTATGCCGATGAAGACGGGGTTTCGCTGGATGTGGGATTCTACTACATGGCCAATGCCGCTGGCCGTCTTATGGGTACACTGTTATCGGGAGCCGTGTTCCAATTTTATGGTCTGGAAGCCTGTTTATGGGTCAGTGCGCTGATGTTGGGTATTACCGCTTTCATCAGTTTAAGACTACCTGACAATAGCGTCGGTTAA
- a CDS encoding GGDEF/EAL domain-containing response regulator — MGKLFASARKLEEQPLQPEAPVAPWIIGIIDDEPAIHDVTRLALKHVRVFGRPLEFVSAFNAKEGFELVKKHPEMALVLLDVVMETDEAGLMLVDRIRNELDNHLLQIVLRTGQPGYTPEEEVILKYEINSYKTKSELTRNKLFTVVATGLRCFSQMDALERSRQGLRSVINAAANLFQERSLHEFAGGVLEQIDALFNIKADSLFCVSKRPMNGPFAIDSGNHEFFVVAASDKFRPFYGKSLDELSPELEQRKLVQETLNAHQHVFHPNCSCLYLSTPSGWQGVIVAENATGLTKVDQELLQVFCLNVALGLENAKFFAHLNKAAFFDELTGLHNRAGLVEYGASFLKQFDPGAASLFMVDIDYFHQIIESLGYEFGNNILDKMSRVLRKEFSTRALIARLHADVFAVLLPEVKLTAHELAVRCAKPLMIDEQSIRLGLTVGCAVLDATQEPDMEQMLRHAESALKVAKEHRRGSGETFNKRYEQASRDSMTVLSDLRIALDNRELYLVLQPKVNIHTGAVVGYEALIRWQHPEKGNIPPGAFIPAVEKSGLYYGLDLYVARATCELITQHPELNVPVSLNISANSLHHETFVDDLKAEFLRAGVAFDRVELEITENALVHSDRAISELHRLHQSGFIICLDDFGAGFSSLGYLLRLPIQVIKIDRAFISHLTDSDEAIAVLQGILRIGRDLKKQLIIEGVETEAQLELLKSMQVDFVQGFYFHRPLPVGEALALLDPARSTTAGL, encoded by the coding sequence GTGGGTAAACTCTTTGCCAGCGCCCGTAAACTTGAGGAACAGCCGCTTCAGCCTGAGGCTCCTGTTGCCCCCTGGATCATCGGTATTATTGACGATGAGCCTGCCATTCACGATGTTACCCGTTTGGCCCTGAAACATGTTCGCGTATTCGGACGCCCCCTTGAGTTTGTATCGGCATTCAATGCCAAAGAAGGCTTCGAGCTGGTGAAAAAACACCCCGAGATGGCATTGGTGCTGCTGGACGTGGTGATGGAAACCGATGAGGCCGGTTTGATGCTGGTGGACCGCATTCGCAATGAACTCGATAACCACCTGTTGCAAATTGTCCTCAGGACAGGCCAGCCCGGATATACCCCCGAAGAAGAAGTTATCCTCAAGTACGAAATCAACTCCTACAAGACCAAGAGCGAGCTGACACGCAATAAACTGTTTACTGTGGTGGCAACCGGACTGCGATGTTTCAGTCAGATGGATGCATTGGAGCGCAGTCGTCAGGGATTAAGGTCGGTAATTAATGCGGCCGCAAATCTGTTTCAGGAACGATCGCTCCATGAGTTTGCTGGTGGGGTGCTCGAGCAAATCGATGCCCTCTTTAACATCAAGGCCGACAGCCTGTTTTGTGTCTCCAAACGGCCAATGAACGGGCCCTTTGCCATAGATTCCGGTAATCATGAGTTTTTTGTGGTGGCCGCCAGTGACAAGTTCCGCCCCTTCTACGGTAAGAGTCTGGACGAGCTGAGTCCCGAGCTTGAGCAGCGCAAGCTGGTGCAGGAAACCCTCAACGCCCATCAGCATGTATTTCATCCCAACTGCAGTTGTTTATATCTGTCGACGCCATCGGGCTGGCAGGGGGTGATCGTCGCCGAAAATGCCACCGGTCTGACCAAGGTGGATCAGGAGCTGTTACAGGTGTTTTGCCTGAACGTGGCACTTGGGCTGGAAAATGCCAAGTTTTTTGCGCACCTCAACAAGGCGGCCTTTTTCGATGAGCTGACCGGCCTGCACAACCGCGCCGGATTGGTGGAGTATGGCGCCAGTTTCCTGAAACAATTTGACCCGGGGGCTGCGAGTCTCTTTATGGTGGATATCGATTATTTCCACCAGATTATCGAGTCCCTGGGGTACGAGTTTGGTAACAACATTCTGGACAAAATGTCGCGGGTATTGCGCAAAGAATTTTCCACCCGTGCCCTGATTGCCCGCTTGCATGCGGATGTGTTTGCCGTGCTCTTGCCTGAGGTAAAACTCACTGCCCATGAGTTGGCGGTGCGCTGCGCCAAACCCCTGATGATAGACGAGCAATCGATTCGATTGGGTCTTACTGTTGGCTGCGCCGTGCTGGATGCCACCCAAGAGCCTGATATGGAACAGATGCTCAGGCATGCCGAGTCGGCGCTGAAGGTGGCCAAGGAGCACAGGCGTGGCTCCGGTGAAACCTTTAACAAGCGCTACGAGCAGGCATCGAGAGACAGCATGACAGTGCTCAGTGACCTGCGCATTGCTCTGGATAATCGGGAACTCTATCTGGTGCTGCAACCCAAGGTGAACATTCACACCGGTGCCGTAGTGGGTTATGAGGCGCTCATCCGCTGGCAGCATCCGGAAAAGGGCAACATTCCCCCTGGCGCCTTTATCCCGGCGGTGGAAAAATCCGGACTCTACTACGGCCTGGATCTCTATGTAGCGCGGGCGACCTGCGAGCTCATTACTCAGCATCCTGAGCTGAATGTCCCTGTATCGTTGAACATCTCCGCTAATTCACTGCACCACGAGACCTTTGTCGACGATCTCAAGGCCGAATTTCTCCGTGCCGGCGTGGCTTTTGACCGGGTAGAGCTGGAAATCACCGAAAATGCACTGGTGCACTCAGACCGGGCCATCAGTGAGCTGCATCGGCTTCATCAAAGCGGCTTTATCATCTGTCTGGATGACTTTGGGGCCGGTTTCTCCTCCCTGGGGTATTTATTGCGATTGCCTATTCAGGTCATCAAGATAGACAGGGCCTTTATCTCTCATCTGACCGACAGCGACGAAGCCATCGCTGTGTTGCAGGGGATTTTGCGCATTGGACGGGATCTCAAAAAGCAGCTGATTATTGAGGGAGTTGAAACCGAGGCGCAACTGGAGCTACTGAAATCCATGCAGGTGGATTTTGTGCAGGGATTTTATTTCCACCGGCCTTTGCCCGTTGGCGAGGCGCTGGCGCTGCTCGACCCGGCGCGAAGTACCACCGCAGGTCTTTAA